GGCTCGTACACACGGACCAGCGCGTTGCCTGGCAGTGCGTCGATCTGCACACCGGCACGCATGCCGAAAGCGCCGTTGGAGACAAAGCTCAGCGCAGCCACCATGCCGCCACGTGCGGAAGGCTTCCATTCCAACAGTTGATTGACCGCCTGCACCGATGCAGAAGCTTCGCTCGCGCGGGTTGCGCCGATCTTGACGATGTCGCTGCTTTCCACTGCGGCGGCCTTGGGAGCCACCCATTCACCGAGTTCCACCACCGTCGCTGCCACCGGAGCCACCATCGAACGCTTGAGGCTCACGAATTCTTCAACAGTCGTCGCGGGCTGCACGCGCTCCAGCATGCGAACGCCGCTGTTGGCGAATGCGCTGCCAGCGGCAACGAAGAACATGGCAGCGATTGCGGCGTTCTTGGCGGCTTGGCGTGTGTGCTGGAAGAAGGTAGTCATTGGGGGTCTCCGGGGGGACGGAAATATCTAATGACTCAAATGTACTCATAGTCACAGTAAATTTAATATGTGAAACATTAAGATTGACCTTGGTTTGCAAATGTATTGATTCAATAGTTTTTGTTAATTTTGAAAGATTTAGCAACTTTTCAGCCTTCGTTGGCAGGTTGAGATGTGACGAGCCCAATGAATACAGCCATAACAAGAAAGCTTGCACTTACCCACATTTCTTTTCAGGGCGAAAACCGCAAGAAGCGCTGACGACAATCTGTTGCCCAAAGCACACTGGAGTGGTGCCGGACATGCGCCAAACGTCAACAGAATCGAACTCTTAAGCAGGCAGGATTTCGGGCCCGCAATGCAAACAGCCCGGACATGCCGGGCTGCTGATCGGGTGAAGTTGGTCAGGTTGGTTTGGTTTGCCGCGATCCGGTCTCACGCCGGATCGGGCCATCGCTCAGCTCAAAGACTCAAGGAGCGGTCCACACGTAGTACACCGGGCCTTCGTAGCTGAAGTCCTTGTATTCGGAGATCACGAAGTCGCGCTCGGACGCGTTCACCGTATAGAAATGCGCACCTGTGCGGCTGTTGTAGAAGCGATAGATGGGCGTTGAGCCATTGCCCGCGCTGGTCTGTGCATACCAGACCGGACCTTCCAGACGGAAAGCAGGATAGGTCTGAACGACGAAGTCACGTTCGCCTGCGCTGATGGTGTAGAAATGCGCGCCCGACTGCGAGTTGTAGAAGCGGTAGACAGCATCCTTGCCAGCAGTCGCTGCAGCATAGGCATAGAAAGCCACGTTTTCGTACTGGAAGTCGGGGTAGGTCTGAATGACGAAGTCACGCTCGCTTGCGCTCACGGTGTAGAAATGCGCCCCCGACCGGATGTTGTAGAAGCGGTAGACGGCAGAGCGCGTGGTCGTCGCGGCACCTGTGCCCGGAGTGGTGGTGGTGCCTCCTGTGCCCGCACCGGTACCTGTGCCAGTGCCGGTGCCCGTCCCTGTATCCACCGGCGCGTCCAGCCACTTCTTCATTGCCGGATAGAGCGCATCCATGCGCGAATAGTTGGTGTAGGCCTGGCTGGCAAAGCACGAACCCGTGCCGCTGGAGAGAATGCCCGTCAACTCGCCGTTGTAGAACAGGCCGGAGCCGCTGCTTCCGCTCTCGGTCGTGCCCTGAGACCACTTCACGCGGTAATAAGTGCCCGTCATTGAGGTGGCACTCGAGCTCACGCAACTCACGCTGTCCGAATCGCCGAGCGTGCAGGTCGCGGCGCCGTCGATTGCGCCAGTGCTGAGCTTGAGCAGGTCACCGCGAGGATGGTGAATGCCGACCACCGCGCTGCTGCGGCTCAGCGTGCTGGCGTTCCATCCGGCAAACACGGCACCCGCAGGCGGCGTATCGTTCAGGCGCAGCAATGTGGCGTCCGGCGACGCCGAGCTGTACATCAGCGTTGCACCGTTCTTCAGAATGCGCGATGCCGCAGACAAGGTGCCCGCGTTGCAGGTCGGCGAGCGGTAGAACCAATAGGTCTGCAGGGTCGATGCCACCGTCTGCGTGCTGATGCAGTGTTGGGCCGTCAGAAAATAAGGCGTGGCGCTCTTGGCTGTGTCGCTGACCAGCGTTCCCGTGCAGGCATAGGCTCCGTCGGGCTCCACAAAGATCATGCGCGCGACCGCGTTGCGCTGCGTGGCGTAGGTGTCGAAGCAGGTGGCGTCGCTCTCGCAGTACGCCGCCTCGCCGATCTTGGTCAGATCCTGCGCCGTCTCGCTGTCCGCCACGGGGCGCGACAGTTCCTCAAAGAAATGCAGCACCGAAGGAACCGACACCTGCACCGAAGATGTCAGGGTGCCGGGCGGCAGTTCGATCTCCAGCGTCAGCTCGTCGGCATTCGTGCCCGGCGTCCACCAGGTGCGACCTGCGGCAGTCGTGTCACCCGCCAGACGATTGTTCTCGAGAATCTGCAGCACGCGCTGACCGGCAATCTCGAACACGTCATCGGGTGCGTCCTGCGAGTACACACGCAACAGCGCGCTGCCCGGCAGCTTGTCGATCAATACGCCAAGGCGCATGCCCAGCGCACCGGGTGATTCAAAACTCAATGCGGCCACCCGACCACCGCGCGCGGAGGTCTGCCACTTCAGCACGGCCTGTGTCTGGTTGGCATTGGCGGTGGTCGCGCTCGCGCGTTGAGCGCCCACTTGCGTGACGCCTTCGCGCTTGACGCTGGCACTCTTTTCAAGCCCGCCCCACTCGCCCAGATGGATGATGGACGGCGCGATCTGCGCAATCGGCGCGGCCGCTGCGCGCTTCAGGCGCACAAACTCCTCGGGCGTATCGGCTGGTTGCACCATGGCTGGTGCACGCAACACATTCGGCGCAGTGGACTGAGCATGGGCCGCGCCCATGGTCGTCAACAAAGCACCCAGAGCCACTGCACGCCCCACCGCGCGCAGTCCATGCATGAGTTCGTTATGCATTTTCTTTTCCTCGTCTTTTTTCTCTTGCAGCAGTTGTCCCAGCCACTGCCGTCCAATCACATGACCCACCAGCCTCGCGCGAAGCTGGCGAGCATCAGGGCATCACGGGTTCAGCCACTGCTTGAGCTTGGACTGATATGACACGTCGAATCGGCCATAGAAATCGGTGCCATTGGGGGTCGTGCATGATGCGCGTCCTGCATAGAGCTGGCCGCTCACATAGCGTTGCGAGCCGATGGTGTGGAAGATCGACGAGCCGCTGCTGCCGCCTTCGGTTGTGCCCTGCTGCCACAAGATTTCATAGAAAGCCGCAGCCGCCGAGTTGGAGGACTTGCAGTCATCCGTGTCACAGATGCCGAAGCCCTTCACCGTGCCCTGGCTCCATTTCTGCAGATCGCCATCTGGATGGTGAATGCCGACCACGCTGGTGCCGCTGCTCAAAGCGCCACCGTAATAGGTCCCGGCATAGACCACGCCCGATGGAGGCGCTTCGTTGAGCTGCAGGAACGACACATCGGTATTGGACGTCGCATACAGCAGCGTTGCGCCCTTGCTCAGTCGCTGCACGCCAGAACTGGCCGTCCCCGAATTGCAGGCAGTCGTGCGATAGAACCAGTCGGTAGTCAGCGACGAGGCCTCCGCCTGGGTCGAGATGCAGTGGTTGGCCGTGAGGAAGTACGGCGTGCCACTCGATTTGGCATCATTCAACAACGTGCCGGTGCACTGGTAGGTGACACCATTGCTTTTCACGAAACGCATGTACGCGACCGAACGTGCCTGATTGAGATAGTCGGGCTGGCACATCATGTCGATATTGCACGAACCAGCAGTGGCCTTGGCTTGCACCGCCTGATCCAGTTGCTCGACACTCAATGTGAGATGAGAAAGTCGTGGCACGGAAAACTGCACCTGGGCCGCATCGGCGTTGGCAGAGATTTCCACTTCCAGAATGGTCTGCGCGCCACCGAATTCCGGGCTCCAGTACGTGTGCGCAGTCACGTCGTCCGCACCGCTGTCCAGCAGTTGCTGTGCCTGAGCCTGCAATTCCTGAGCCGTCACCTGAACCGCCTCGCCACCCGCCGCACCGTAGAAACGCAGCACAGCATCGACAGGCAATTGACGCACCAGCACCCCCAGACGCACACCCTGCGCGCTGGGAGAGTCGAACGCCACAGCGGCAATGCGCGAACCGCTGGACGAGGTCTTCCACTTCAATTGCGCGGACATGGTTGCCATCGTGGAGGTCTGCCCCACATCCCGCGCCACCCCGATCTGCACTGGCGTGCCGGGCTTGGGGTCGAGCGCCGCTGCCAAGGTGCTCTGCTTGAGCGTCGCACCGGGAGCCGTCAGGCTGATCTTCTGAATGGACTGCGCAGCGGCCTGACCGCGCACGGCGATGTCCGACTTGGATACCTGCACCACACTGCTGCTCTTGGTCAACGGATCGTAAGGCTCGATGCGCTCGGCCAGATTGGACTGAACCGGCTTGGTCGGATCGGTAGTGCCGGTACCGGTACCCGTGCCGGTCCCGGTGTCCGTTCCACTGCCGCTGTCGTTGCTGCTGCCGCTTCCGCCACCGCAGCCTGCAATGACCAGCGCCATGCTGCCCGCCAGCCACCATGCCTTGGAATGTTTCCTCATTGCCTACTCCTATTGGATCGCCAGATTATTTACTAGGCAATCAATCAAAATGTGCCAGTCCAAGCTGTTTCTTCCAGGCAGCGTGTAAAGTTGCGGCTCACGTACATTTGCCAACATTCGATGGATTTCCTACCCATCCGAAGCAGACAAATCAAGATGCTTTTGCAGCCATCTTGTGAATCAAGGTGAACTTCATTCGGAGCGCATCGCAAAAACACGCATACAAATAGCATTTACTCGCCACCGATCACAGCAATTTCAAGCGAATCATAGGACAGAAAATCAGGAAACCATGCGGTAAATCAGCACCGGATATTCATCTGATGCCACCGCGCGACGACTCAAGTCAAGAAACCTGAGTGTCGCTATTTGTTTCGCCAACAGCGCTTATCGGGCCAGCGATTTGAGCGCCATCTTGATGCCGTCGCTCACGCCCACATCGGCTGGCAAGGCCTTGAGGGCCAGCGCCGCTTCCTTGTCGTTGTAGCCCAAAGCAAGCAGCGCCTGGAGAATGTCGGCCTGCGCATCGTTGACCGCGTTGGCCTTGATGCCGATGTCGGCGCCGAGCTTGCCCTTGAGTTCCAGCAGCAGCCGCTCGGCCGTCTTCTTGCCGATGCCCGGCACTTTCACCAGACGCCCGGCTTCCTGCAGCGTGACCGCCTGCGCCAGATCGCCCACACCCATGCCCGACAGAATCGACAGCGCAGTGCGCGGGCCGACGCCGGAAATCTTGATCAGTTCGCGAAAAGTCTGGCGTTCCTCCACCGATCCGAAGCCGTAAAGCAACTGCGCATCCTCGCGCACGATGAACTGCGTGAGCAGCGCCACGCGCTCGCCCACGGCGGGCAGGTTGTAGAACGTGCTCATGGGAACTTGCACCTCATAACCCACGCCATTGCAGTCCACCAGGACCTCGGGAGGGTTCTTCTCAAGCAGGGTGCCGGTCAATTTGCCTATCATTGGAGTCCTTTGCCGCGATGTGCGGCGTCAATAACCAAATTATCCGCGTGATCCAACGCCACACCTTCACCCCCCACAACAACACCCGCCTGACCAACCTGTGCGGCCCCGCCGACGCGCATCTGCGCACCATCGAGGCCGCACTGCAGGTGAAGATCGCCCACCGCCACGAGCAATTCAAGGTCGACGGCCCCAAAGCCAAGGCCACACAAGCCATGGAGCTGCTGCAAGCGCTCTATGAAATGGCGGATCGCCCGATCAAGGAAGAGCAACTGCAACTCATGCTGGCCAGCGACAGCGACATGCTGGAGGACGGATCGCCGGACAACGCGATCCTGCTGTCCACCCGCCGCGCCGACCTGCGTGCCCGCACGCCGACACAGAACACCTATCTGGAAAACATCGCCAGCCACGACATCACCTTCGGCATCGGCCCCGCCGGTACCGGCAAGACCTATCTGGCCGTGGCCTGCGCGGTCGATGCGCTCGAACGCAGCAACGTGCAGCGCATCGTGCTGACGCGTCCGGCCGTCGAGGCAGGCGAGCGTCTCGGTTTTCTGCCGGGCGATCTCACGCAGAAGGTAGATCCGTACCTGCGCCCGTTGTACGACGCGCTCTACGAACTGATGGGCTTCGACAAGGTGCAGAAGGCCTTCGAGCGCAACCAGCTCGAAATCGCCCCGCTCGCTTTCATGCGCGGCCGCACGCTGAACAACGCCTTCGTGATCCTCGACGAAGCGCAGAACACCACGCCCGAGCAGATGAAGATGTTCCTCACCCGCATCGGCTTCGGCGCCAAGGCGGTGGTGACCGGCGACGTGAGCCAGGTCGACCTGCCCAAGGGCTCGCTCAGCGGTCTGGTCGATGCGGAACGCGTGCTCAAGCGCGTCAAGGGCATCGCCGTGTCGCGCTTCACGACCGCCGACGTGGTGCGCCACCCGCTGGTCGCGCGCATCGTGGATGCATACGATGCACAAAGCAAAAGCCGCAGCCCGCGCAGTTGATTGGCAGAGCAGCACAATTCATTCCTCATGTCACTCAACCAACTCTCTCTTTCCCTGCAATTCGCCAAATTCGATGGCGTGGCCGAGCACCGCGCCGTGCTTTCGCGCAGCAAGGTCACGCGCTGGATTCGCCATGCGCTGGCCGTCGATGCCGAGATCACCGTGCGCATCGTCGGCTCCGATGAAGGCCAGCAACTCAACCGCGAGTTCCGCAAGAAGGACTACGCGACCAACGTGCTGACCTTCGACTACCAGCAGGAGCCGACCGTGATGGCCGATCTGGTGCTGTGCGCCCCCGTCGTGGAGCGCGAAGCCAAGGAGCAGCACAAGTCGCTCGAAGAGCACTACGCACATCTGCTGGTGCACGGCACGCTGCACGCACAGGGCTGGGATCACGAGACCAGCACCGAAGACGCCGAAGAAATGGAAGCCTACGAAACCGACATCATGCAAGAGCTCGGTTTTGAAGATCCTTACGCCAAGTGATTGGCCTGCTGTTAAGCAGTATTGCGTTGCGGTTGCATAACGGGCAACCCCAGTCGGCCTAAGATGCGCCCCAAGGCGCGGTGCGGCACGCTCCCTTTGATGAACAAGGGACGTGCCGCTCACGCTCACGCTCAAGCCGTCGCTTGCACGACTTAGATAAAAAATGAGAGACAACAGCGCATGGACTTCTTCGCCCAATGGGGCCATTGGGCCCTTCTTCTGGCCGCCGCGTTCGTGGCAGGCGCACTCAACTCCGTCGCAGGCGGCGGCAGCTTTCTGACCCTGCCCGCGCTGGTTTTCACCGGCGTTCCGCCCGTGGTGGCCAACGCCACCGGCACCGTCGCCCTGTTCCCCGGCTACGTCGCAGGCGCATGGGGCTTTCGCGAAGACATGCAACCACCGCCGGGATTGTCGATGCGCACGGTAGTCATCCCCTCGCTGATCGGCGGCATGGCGGGCGCTGCGCTGTTGCTGGTCACGCCGGATGCGGTGTTCCGCAAGGTCGTCCCGTGGCTGCTGCTGGCCGCCACGGCCATGTTCGCGTTCGGTCCGCAGATCCGTGCCTGGGCCGCGAAGGAAGCACATCCTGACCAGGCACCATCCGCCGTCAAGGGCATGCTCGGCATGTTGGCGGTGGCTGTCTACGGTGGGTATTTCAACGGTGGCTTGGGCATTTTGCTGCTCGCGCTGTTCGGCTTGCTCGGACAAACCAACCTGCATGCGATGAACGGCATGAAGAATCTGGTGTCTGCGTTGCTCACTGCCATTGCCGTTGCGATCTATGCGGTGGGTGGGTTGGTGCAGTGGAAGCAGGCGTTGATCATGATGATTGCTGCGACGCTCGGTGGTTACCTCGGCGCTCGTGTGGCGCGCCGGCTGCCTGCGTCTTGGCTGCGGTGGGGGATTGTTGCTACGGGGTTGGTGATGGCTTTGTTGTTCTTTTTGCGGGGGTGATTTTTTCGTTGCTTCTGCTCTGTGGTTGAGTGCGGGTGCCGGGTGTTCGCCCCGGCGGGCGAGTAACTTTTTGCTTGCGCCAAAAAGTCACCAAAAAACGCTTGGAATTCGGGGGCACGCGGCAGAACTCACTTCGAGCCCGTAGGGCTCTCCGTTCGGGCAACCGCCGCGAGTCAGAGGTTTCATAAGAGGTGCTTACGGCACTTCGCGTTGCTCGTGCGGCATCTCGCGACGTCGCGAGATGCGGGGGTCAGCGGCTTTTGTTTGAATGGGGTTGGGCGCATTCTTTGACGGTATCGATCAATGCGCTTAGCAGGACGCGGTCATCGTTTTTTCTCCACGCCATGATGGCGGGGGTGAGCATCTTCACTCCTTGGAGCGGCAGGAATTTCACGCCGTTGATTCCGGCCTTGGCCATGCAGGCGGGCACCAGTGCGACGCCGCATCCTGTGGACACCAGTGCCACCACCGTCAGCCATTGCCGTGCCGCGTGGCTGGTTCGCGGATGGATGCCGGCCTGGTGCATGCAGGCAATGACGTTGTCGTAGTTGGCGGGCGAGACGTCTCTGGCGAACATCACGAAGTCTTCGTTGGCCAGTTGTTGGAGATCCAGACTCGCGCTTTTCGCGAGCGGGTGTCTTGCGGGCAGGCAGGCGACGAGTTCTTCGGATTCGAGTGGCAGCAGCGCCAGTTCATCGGGCGGAAAGCCGATGTTGAGAAAGCCCACATCGATGTCACCCGATGCCAGTGCGCGCAACTGCTCGCCGGTGGACATTTCGTGCATGCACAGTTCCACGTTGGGGCGTGCGCGCTCGAAGGCTTTGCAGTACTGCGGCACGTTGCGGTAGACCATGGAGCCGGTGATGCCCACGTCGAGCCGTCCCTCCATGCCCTGCGCGACGCTGCGCACCACGTCGGCTGCGCGCTGCAGTTGCGCGAGCACCTTGCGGGCTTCGAGCAGAAAGGCTTCGCCTGCGGGCGTGAGCTGCACATGCTTGGCATCGCGCTCCACCAGCAGCACGCCGAGGTCTTCTTCCAGTGTCTTGAGCGCCGTGGACAGCGGCGGCTGGGTGATGAACAGGCGCTGCGCCGCGCGGCCGAAGTGGCGCTCTTCGGCCAGCACGACAAAGTAGCGGAGCAGATGGGTTTTCATGAACGCAATATCTTGCATCCATCCGCCGGTTTTGCGTACCGGCATCCAACTGGCGTTTTCCCGGACGTTCATGTGAACCGGCCTCAATACGACTTGGGCAAGCCCAGCACCTTCTCCGCGATGAAGTTCATGATCATCTGCGGGCTGACGGGTGCAAGGCGCGGAATCCACGATTCGCGCATGTAGCGCTCGACGTGGTATTCCTTCGCGTAGCCCATGCCGCCATGCGTGAAGATCGCTGTTTCGCAGGCCTTTCCACAAGCCTCCGCGCCGAGGTACTTGGCGGCGTTGGCCTCTGCACCACAAGGCAAATGGCGGTCGTACAGAAAGGCGGCTTTCTGCACCATGAGGTGCGCGGATTCCAACTGCATCCACGCCTGCGCGAGCGGATGCTGGATGCCCTGATTCTGGCCAATCGGGCGATCGAAGACGACACGCTCGTTGGCGTAGCGCGTTGCTCTGGCAAGTGCTGCGCGGCCCAAGCCTACGGCTTCTGCAGCGATCAGAATGCGCTCGGGATTGAGGCCATGCAGGATGTAGGAAAAGCCCTTGTCTTCCTCTCCGATGCGGTCCTCCACGGGAATCTTCAAACCGTCGATGAACACCTGATTGGAGTCCACGCATTTGCGACCGAGCTTGTCGATCTCGCGGATTTCCATGGTGCTGCGGTCCACGTCGGTATAGAACAGGCTCAGTCCTTCCGTGCCCTTGCATTCCTCGACCGGCTTGGTGCGCGCGAGCAACAGAATTTTGTTGGCGACTTGTGCGGTCGAAATCCACACCTTCTGGCCGTGCACGATGTAGTGATCGCCATGGCGCTCGGCGCGGGTCTTGAGCTTCAAGGTGTTGAGTCCCGTGTTCGGCTCGGTCACGCCGAAGCAGGCCTTGTCCGTGCCTGCAATGAGCGGCGGCAGCCAGCGCTGTTTCTGCTCCTGCGTGCCAAAGACCACCACCGGATGCAGGCCGAAGATGTTCATGTGCACCGCCGATGCGCCCGACAGGCCTGCTCCTGTCGCCGCAATCGTGTGCATCATCAATGCCGCTTCGCTGATGCCGAGGCCCGCGCCGCCGAACTCTTCGGGCATGGCGATGCCGAGCCATCCCGCATCGGCAAGCGCCTTGTGAAAATCATCAGGGAAGCCGCCTTCGCGGTCCTTCTTCAGCCAGTAGTCATCATCGAAAGGCGCGCACACGCGTTCGATGGCGTCGCGGATCTGCTCTTGCTCTTCGCTCAGGAGAAAGTCCATGTCTCGTGCTCCATCTGGTTGTCGATATCAGGCCGGACGTCGCACGCGCGCCGGGTTTTCTGCATAGGGCGGGCTGTAGATCACCAGCAGTCGCACGGGTGTCTCGCTCGTCACGCGAAAGATGTGCATGCGGTCTTCAGGGAAAAAGCAGGTGTCGCCAGGTTGCATGGTGAAGGTCTCTTCGCCTTCCATTTCCACCTCGGCCGTGCCTGCAAGCAGATAGCAGGCCTGCTCCATGCCCGGATGCGCATGCGGCAGCGCGCCACCACCCTTCTCCAACGTGCCAAGCACCACCTCCATGTGTTTTGCGCCGACGTTGGCAGCGCTTACCAAGCGCCGGTTCACCGTGCCATGGTGATTGGCCGGGCTGTAGCCTTCCACGTCCTGTTCGCGGATCAGATAATTGCTGGTCATGGGGATGCTTTCTCGATGTCTCGTGCCGTTGTCTGAATGCGTGAAGCGCACCACGTGGGTAGCGTCGCGTCGTCACGTTGTCATTCACTTATTCCTTCTCGATGCCCGCCTGCTTGATGAGCTTGCCCCAGTAGGCCAGTTGCTCATTCACGTAGGTGGCGAATTCCTCGGGCGTCTTCGTGGGCCAGACTTCAAACCCGACGCCTGCCAACTGCTCGCGCACGGCCTTGTCGGCAAGAATCACCTGCAGCTCGGAGTTGATGCGATCGACGACCTCTTTGGGCGTGTTCGCGGGCGCGAAGATGCCGTTCCACGACGTCAGGTCAAAGCCCGGAATCGTCTTGCCTATGGCCGGCACGTTGGGCAGCAGGTTCGTGCCCTTTGCGGCCGTCACGCCGAGTGCGCGAACGCGTTCGCTCTTGAGCATGCTCCAGCTCGATCCAAGGTCGGCCACGTACACCTGAATCTGCTCGCCCATCAGATCGGTCAGCGCCTGCGGGCTGGACTTGTAGGGCACCTTGGCGATCTGCAGTTTGGCGATGTATTTGATGGTCTCCGAGGCCACTTCCGATGTGCTGTTCGGCGTGCCGTAGGAAAGCTTGTCGGGATGGGCCTTGGCGTAGTCGATCAGCTCCTGAACGGTCTTCACCGGCAGCTTGGGATTGACCACCAATGCAAATGGCAATTCGCCCACGCGCGCAATCGGAGTGAAGTCCTTGACCGGGTCGTACTTGAGACTTTTGAACAGCCACGGATTCGCCGAGTGCGATGTGTTCGTGGTCATGAACAGCGTGTAGCCATCGGGCTTGGCCTTGGCCGCAAACTGTGCGCCGATCTGCGCGCTCGCACCCGCACGGTTGTCGACGATGACGGTCTGCTTGAGCCGCTCGCCGAGCTTGGTGGCCACCACGCGCGCGACGGCATCCGTGCCGCTGCCTGCGGCGAACGGAACGACCAGCGTGATCGGTCCGGCAGAGGGATAGGGCGGCGGAGTCTGGGCCGATGCCCAGCCCGTGAACGCGACAGCGCCCGCGAGCACGGACGCCTTGATGAGAAAGGCGGAACGCTTCATCTTGAACATGCTGCTTGTCTCCTTGAGTCCAGCGCCGTGTGGTTTTTTATTCGGCGATGGACTCATGGTGCGCAGTTCAAGTATTTGCGTCCAATTCCTTTTTACTGGTCAATTATTCGTTTTGGAAATCACAAGATCGCGAGATCACGCACTACACATCACGCATGGTGATCGGAATCGTCACCGGCCCGTCGTTGACCAGATGCACCTGCATGTCCGCCGCGAACTGGCCCGTCTGCACGATGGGATGGGCGGCACGTGCCTTCTCGACAAAATACTCATACAGCCGACGACCTTCATCGGGCGCAGCTGCACCCGTGAAACTCGGGCGATTGCCGCCCTTGGTGTCGGCCGCCAGCGTGAACTGGCTCACCACCAGCAGGCCACCGCCGATGTCCTGCACGCTGCGGTTCATCTTGCCTGCTTCGTCGCTGAAGATGCGCAGTTTCAGAATCTTCGCGAGCAGTTTGTCGGCGAGCTTGTCGCTGTCGCCCTGCTCGGCGCACAGCAGCACCAGCAGGCCCTGATCGATCTGGCCGATGATTTCGCCAGCCACTTCCACGCGCGCCTGGCGCACGCGTTGCAATACCGTGATCACTGCTTCACTTTCCTTGTTGTTGTGGGTTGATGGGTTCGTTCTGTGATGCCACGGTCTCGAACACCGTGGCCTGCCCGAGCGGCAATATTTCAATCGTTGCGCGCAGATTGGGCACGGCCTGCATGAGCGCCGTTTCCACATCAGTGCGCAGTTGTGCGGCGCGGCCCAGAGTCCATTCGGCGGGCACATGCATGTGCACGTCAACGAAGTTACGGCTGCCTGCGCGGCGCGAGATCAAACTGTCGAAACGTGCCGCTCCACTGCTTTGTGCGCTGTAACGGTCGAGCACCTGCTGCACACTTTGCAGTTGATCCTGCGGCAAAGCCTCGTCCATCAAGCCTTGCGACGACTCCCAGAGCATCGAACCGCCTTCGCGCAAGATATTGAGTGCCACCAGAATGGCGACCACTGGATCGATCCAATGCCAGCCGGTCCATGCAGCCGCAATCAAACCGATCAGCACGCCAGCCGAGGTCCACACGTCGGTGAACAGATGGCGCGCATCGCCTTCCAGCGCCTTGGAATGATGCACCCGCGCCGCGCGCAACATGTACCACGCCAGCACGCCATTGCAGACGCTGCTGAGCACCAGCAGCACAGAGCCCCAGCCGACCTGCTCGATGGGCTGCGGATCCATGAGCCGCGACACACCCGCCCACAGAATCGCCATGGCCGCGCCAATGATGAGAATGCCTTCAAAGCCCGAAGAAAAAAACTCCGCCTTGTGATGGCCATAAGGATGTTCTTCGTCCGCCGGGCGGCGTGCAATCGTCACCATGGCCAGCGCAAACACCGCACCCGCCAGATTGACGAAGGATTCAAGCGCATCGGACAGCATGCCCACCGAGCCCGTCACCCACCAGGCCAGTGTCTTCAGAAAAATGGTCAGAATCGCCACGCCCACGGACACGCGCAGCAGCGTGGCTGGCGTCATCCACGCGGGAACCGTGGCATTTGGCTGAACTGAACTGGGTTCTGGTGCGTTGGGCATACACCCCATTATCCCCGTGCGCCTTCACCCCTTGGGGCGACCACCTGTTGGCGAAAATTCACCCATCCATGCAAATGTCACCAAGCCGTGGACAATAGGCCCATGTCATCCATTCCCATGTTCACAGAACCGACGCTGCATACCGACCCGGCCGACGCGCTGGCGCAGGTACAACGCATTTATCAACAGCAGATCAACCTCCTGCGCGATGCGATGCAGCGCTTTGTGGCAGGGGAGACTCCGCCCGAGCATGTGCGCGCTTACTACCCGTTCGTGCGCATGCAGACATCGACCGTGGCGCGCACGC
This genomic stretch from Diaphorobacter sp. HDW4B harbors:
- a CDS encoding acyl-CoA dehydrogenase family protein; this translates as MDFLLSEEQEQIRDAIERVCAPFDDDYWLKKDREGGFPDDFHKALADAGWLGIAMPEEFGGAGLGISEAALMMHTIAATGAGLSGASAVHMNIFGLHPVVVFGTQEQKQRWLPPLIAGTDKACFGVTEPNTGLNTLKLKTRAERHGDHYIVHGQKVWISTAQVANKILLLARTKPVEECKGTEGLSLFYTDVDRSTMEIREIDKLGRKCVDSNQVFIDGLKIPVEDRIGEEDKGFSYILHGLNPERILIAAEAVGLGRAALARATRYANERVVFDRPIGQNQGIQHPLAQAWMQLESAHLMVQKAAFLYDRHLPCGAEANAAKYLGAEACGKACETAIFTHGGMGYAKEYHVERYMRESWIPRLAPVSPQMIMNFIAEKVLGLPKSY
- a CDS encoding tripartite tricarboxylate transporter substrate binding protein, producing the protein MKRSAFLIKASVLAGAVAFTGWASAQTPPPYPSAGPITLVVPFAAGSGTDAVARVVATKLGERLKQTVIVDNRAGASAQIGAQFAAKAKPDGYTLFMTTNTSHSANPWLFKSLKYDPVKDFTPIARVGELPFALVVNPKLPVKTVQELIDYAKAHPDKLSYGTPNSTSEVASETIKYIAKLQIAKVPYKSSPQALTDLMGEQIQVYVADLGSSWSMLKSERVRALGVTAAKGTNLLPNVPAIGKTIPGFDLTSWNGIFAPANTPKEVVDRINSELQVILADKAVREQLAGVGFEVWPTKTPEEFATYVNEQLAYWGKLIKQAGIEKE
- a CDS encoding LysR family transcriptional regulator; its protein translation is MKTHLLRYFVVLAEERHFGRAAQRLFITQPPLSTALKTLEEDLGVLLVERDAKHVQLTPAGEAFLLEARKVLAQLQRAADVVRSVAQGMEGRLDVGITGSMVYRNVPQYCKAFERARPNVELCMHEMSTGEQLRALASGDIDVGFLNIGFPPDELALLPLESEELVACLPARHPLAKSASLDLQQLANEDFVMFARDVSPANYDNVIACMHQAGIHPRTSHAARQWLTVVALVSTGCGVALVPACMAKAGINGVKFLPLQGVKMLTPAIMAWRKNDDRVLLSALIDTVKECAQPHSNKSR
- a CDS encoding sulfite exporter TauE/SafE family protein, translating into MDFFAQWGHWALLLAAAFVAGALNSVAGGGSFLTLPALVFTGVPPVVANATGTVALFPGYVAGAWGFREDMQPPPGLSMRTVVIPSLIGGMAGAALLLVTPDAVFRKVVPWLLLAATAMFAFGPQIRAWAAKEAHPDQAPSAVKGMLGMLAVAVYGGYFNGGLGILLLALFGLLGQTNLHAMNGMKNLVSALLTAIAVAIYAVGGLVQWKQALIMMIAATLGGYLGARVARRLPASWLRWGIVATGLVMALLFFLRG
- a CDS encoding cation diffusion facilitator family transporter, translated to MPNAPEPSSVQPNATVPAWMTPATLLRVSVGVAILTIFLKTLAWWVTGSVGMLSDALESFVNLAGAVFALAMVTIARRPADEEHPYGHHKAEFFSSGFEGILIIGAAMAILWAGVSRLMDPQPIEQVGWGSVLLVLSSVCNGVLAWYMLRAARVHHSKALEGDARHLFTDVWTSAGVLIGLIAAAWTGWHWIDPVVAILVALNILREGGSMLWESSQGLMDEALPQDQLQSVQQVLDRYSAQSSGAARFDSLISRRAGSRNFVDVHMHVPAEWTLGRAAQLRTDVETALMQAVPNLRATIEILPLGQATVFETVASQNEPINPQQQGK
- a CDS encoding cupin domain-containing protein produces the protein MTSNYLIREQDVEGYSPANHHGTVNRRLVSAANVGAKHMEVVLGTLEKGGGALPHAHPGMEQACYLLAGTAEVEMEGEETFTMQPGDTCFFPEDRMHIFRVTSETPVRLLVIYSPPYAENPARVRRPA
- the dtd gene encoding D-aminoacyl-tRNA deacylase — its product is MITVLQRVRQARVEVAGEIIGQIDQGLLVLLCAEQGDSDKLADKLLAKILKLRIFSDEAGKMNRSVQDIGGGLLVVSQFTLAADTKGGNRPSFTGAAAPDEGRRLYEYFVEKARAAHPIVQTGQFAADMQVHLVNDGPVTIPITMRDV